From the Lathyrus oleraceus cultivar Zhongwan6 chromosome 4, CAAS_Psat_ZW6_1.0, whole genome shotgun sequence genome, one window contains:
- the LOC127073513 gene encoding probable galactinol--sucrose galactosyltransferase 6, which translates to MIVLVTSLTRKITRRNMLTMVFNSSYIFPSSLPINTKLPFLSLHQRIHNNLKNNNQFSISGFTKHGSNPAFPLICFFKSREVEFEEMTIKAAVRVSEGKLMVKDRTILTGVSDNVTETSAERTGPVDGVFLGVEMEKEESRHVVSLGKLTDVRFMACFRFKLWWMAQKMGDKGSEIPLETQFLLVETKTGSHLDSDIIYTIFLPLIEGSFRACLQGNAYNDNLELCLESGDVDTKTSSLSHALFISAGTDPFATIHNAFAAVRKHLNTFRLRHEKKLPGIVDYFGWCTWDAFYQDVTQEGVEDGLQSLVAGGTPPKFVIIDDGWQSVAGDGDDSSSLQRLTGIKENAKFQNKEDPELGIKSIVNIAKEKHGVKFVYVWHAITGYWGGVRPGLEMEEYGSVMSYPEISKGVKENEPTWKTDPLAVQGLGLVNPKKVFGFYDNLHKYLSWAGVDGVKVDVQCVLETLGAGLGGRVEITKQYHQALDASISRNFSDNGCIACMSHNTDALYYSKQTAVVRASDDFYPRDPVSHTIHIASVAYNSVFLGEIMQPDWDMFHSLHPKAEYHASARAISGGPVYVSDKPGNHDYDLLKKMVLPDGSVLRARLPGRPTADCLFSDPARDGVSLLKIWNMNTYGGVLGVYNCQGAAWSDTEKKNAFHRLDSAAATGYVRGRDVHLLSEAVAGDGDWNGDCAFYAHYSGELVILPHNVAMPLTLKVLEHEIFAVAPIKVLGGDGHRFAPIGLVNMFNAGGAVERLVYDDGVVRLEIKGCGKFGAYCSIRPTRCLLKDNVVDFEYDNDSALLSFAIDYLPQEGHSVHHVQIEL; encoded by the exons ATGATAGTTCTTGTCACTAGTTTGACGAGAAAGATAACAAGAAGGAACATGTTAACAATGGTGTTTAATTCATCCTATATTTTTCCTTCCTCTCTTCCTATAAATACCAAACTTCCATTTCTTTCCCTACACCAACGCATTCACAATAATCTCAAGAACAATAATCAGTTCTCGATTTCTG GATTTACAAAACACGGTTCAAATCCTGCATTTCCATTAATTTGTTTTTTTAAG AGTAGAGAGGTTGAGTTTGAAGAAATGACGATCAAAGCAGCGGTTAGGGTTTCCGAGGGGAAACTGATGGTGAAGGATCGGACTATTCTTACCGGAGTGTCTGACAACGTGACGGAGACATCGGCGGAGAGAACTGGACCGGTGGACGGAGTTTTTTTAGGAGTGGAAATGGAGAAAGAAGAAAGCAGGCACGTGGTTTCTCTTGGAAAATTAACGGACGTTAGATTCATGGCGTGTTTCCGTTTCAAGTTATGGTGGATGGCGCAAAAAATGGGAGATAAAGGAAGTGAAATTCCGTTAGAGACTCAGTTTTTATTGGTTGAAACGAAAACTGGGTCCCACCTTGATTCTGATATCATCTACACTATTTTTCTTCCTCTGATCGAAGGATCATTCAGAGCGTGTCTTCAAGGAAACGCTTATAACGATAATCTTGAACTCTGTTTAGAAAGTGGTGACGTAGACACCAAAACGTCGTCGCTTTCTCATGCTTTGTTCATCAGCGCCGGTACTGATCCGTTTGCCACCATTCACAATGCTTTCGCAGCGGTGAGAAAGCATCTCAACACTTTCCGTCTCCGTCACGAGAAGAAACTCCCCGGAATCGTTGATTACTTCGGGTGGTGTACGTGGGATGCATTTTACCAGGACGTTACGCAAGAAGGTGTGGAGGATGGTTTACAGTCGCTCGTCGCCGGCGGAACGCCGCCTAAGTTTGTCATCATTGACGATGGATGGCAGTCGGTTGCCGGCGATGGTGATGATTCTTCATCGTTGCAGAGGCTTACGGGGATAAAAGAAAACGCTAAATTTCAAAACAAAGAGGATCCAGAATTAGGAATAAAGAGCATTGTAAACATCGCAAAAGAAAAACACGGTGTGAAATTCGTTTACGTTTGGCACGCTATAACAGGTTACTGGGGAGGGGTTCGACCGGGTTTGGAAATGGAAGAATACGGTTCAGTGATGAGTTACCCTGAGATTTCGAAGGGAGTTAAAGAGAACGAACCAACATGGAAAACCGATCCATTAGCGGTTCAGGGTTTGGGTTTAGTGAACCCAAAGAAGGTTTTCGGTTTCTATGATAATTTACATAAGTATCTCTCGTGGGCCGGTGTTGACGGTGTTAAAGTTGACGTGCAGTGTGTTTTGGAGACACTCGGTGCGGGCCTGGGTGGTAGAGTTGAAATTACCAAACAGTACCATCAGGCTTTAGATGCTTCTATTTCTAGAAACTTCTCTGATAACGGTTGCATTGCCTGCATGAGCCATAATACTGATGCGTTATACTATTCAAAACAAACGGCTGTTGTTAGAGCTTCCGACGATTTCTATCCGCGCGATCCAGTTTCGCATACTATCCACATTGCTTCTGTTGCGTACAATAGTGTTTTCCTTGGAGAGATTATGCAGCCAGATTGGGATATGTTTCACTCGCTGCATCCCAAGGCTGAGTATCACGCGTCGGCCCGGGCTATAAGTGGCGGGCCTGTCTATGTTAGTGATAAGCCTGGGAATCATGACTATGATTTGTTGAAAAAGATGGTGTTGCCTGATGGGTCCGTGTTACGGGCTCGTTTGCCCGGAAGACCTACTGCGGATTGTTTGTTTAGTGATCCGGCACGTGATGGGGTGAGTTTGCTTAAGATATGGAACATGAATACTTATGGCGGGGTGCTTGGAGTGTATAACTGCCAAGGTGCTGCTTGGAGTGATACTGAGAAGAAGAATGCTTTTCACCGACTGGATTCTGCTGCTGCTACTGGCTATGTTAGAGGCCGTGATGTTCACCTCCTATCGGAAGCTGTTGCTGGAGACGGTGATTGGAATGGCGACTGTGCCTTTTATGCTCACTATTCCGGTGAACTTGTGATTCTTCCTCATAATGTTGCTATGCCTTTGACCCTCAAGGTATTGGAACATGAGATATTTGCTGTTGCACCTATTAAGGTTTTGGGTGGTGATGGACACAGGTTTGCTCCTATTGGACTTGTGAACATGTTCAATGCTGGTGGAGCGGTTGAGAGGCTCGTGTACGATGATGGTGTTGTTCGTTTGGAGATTAAAGGGTGTGGCAAATTTGGCGCTTATTGCTCGATTAGACCAACAAGGTGTTTGTTGAAAGACAATGTTGTAGATTTTGAGTATGATAATGATTCTGCATTGCTGAGTTTCGCTATAGATTATTTACCACAAGAGGGACACAGTGTTCACCACGTTCAGATTGAGCTATGA
- the LOC127073514 gene encoding uncharacterized protein LOC127073514 → MNIDKFKQDIDELIAQFSQDESKTLADMKRVWISKKFSYIYEASPSTNLAFFMQSLYAHCIGYIVSTAGSLSHRLGGLYCLYCLYETQSFKPPFKVYISLGELKNLRTLVVDAKANDISVVPALVKRMLERNTFLFGAVDLVESSATETVNQLQNLQKARIQVAYKKLFDSTPIETYVRMDLGMEIDLNLLKEMSAEYAEAKNVAIKEASGILDVQNIKHISEDKELIGDVVEKIADDWNVQKQTFYKQTGLEEDDGYDQELEQFLLE, encoded by the exons ATGAATATTGATAAATTCAAGCAGGACATTGATGAACTTATCGCTCAATTCTCACAG GATGAGTCAAAAACTTTGGCTGATATGAAGAGAGTATGGATTTCTAAGAAGTTTTCCTACATTTATGAAGCTAGTCCTTCTACCAACTTGGCCTTCTTTATGCAGTCTCTGTATGCTCATTGTATAG GTTACATCGTTAGCACCGCCGGTTCTTTATCACACAGATTGGGTGGCCTTTATTGCCTCTATTGTCTTTATGAGACTCAATCATTCAAACCTCCTTTTAAGGTCTACATATCCCTTG GAGAGTTAAAGAATCTTAGAACCCTTGTTGTTGATGCAAAGGCAAATGATATCAGTGTGGTGCCTGCTTTAGTCAAAAGAATGCTGGAAAGAAACACATTCCTTTTTGGTGCTGTCGACTTAGTGGAAAGTTCTGCCACAGAAACAGTAAATCAACTCCAAAATTTACAGAAGGCTCGTATTCAAGTTGCATACAAAAA GTTGTTCGATAGCACGCCAATTGAAACATATGTTCGCATGGACCTT GGAATGGAAATAGACCTCAATTTGCTGAAGGAAATGTCAGCTGAATATGCTGAGGCCAAGAATGTAGCAATTAAAG AAGCAAGCGGTATATTGGATGTCCAAAACATAAAACACATATCAGAAGATAAGGAATTGATAGGAGATGTTGTGGAGAAGATCGCTGATGATTGGAATGTCCAGAAACAAACATTTTATAAACAAACAGGATTGGAGGAGGATGACGGATATGATCAGGAGCTGGAGCAATTTCTTCTAGAGTAG